The following are encoded in a window of Roseimaritima ulvae genomic DNA:
- a CDS encoding VWA domain-containing protein: MNYLPALFPWQWVVLGLVPVGIILLYFLKLRRQPMTVPSTFLWSRTIEDLHVNSLLQRLRRSLLLLLQLLVIAMAALALLRPGWQSSDQQDERLVLLLDTSASMRATDVGEDGSRFEAAKRKIRERIDRMDDTDVAMLIAFNDRADVLQSFTSDRNRLREALERATQTDRPTNLYDALKAAAGLANPNRTSEAGDVQDYQVADAMPAELLIYSDGGFPNVTNFDLENLKATYVPVGTEDAANVAIVAFSAQRNPETPEDVEAFARVANTGKEPQLLNATLYLDGQFQDAIELDIPAGEEVGAPFKLQTADAAELKLVLDVTDENGTPVIRDDLPIDNTAYAGIAPMRMVSVLLVSPGNRPLELALQTPAAAKVCLLETVPPSYLESDKYKERAAGGLDDLVIYDRCAPEQMPISSTVFIGSLPPVDWQQDELTSPVLLIDIDRTHPVMRFLELYSLQIVEGQPLVPPKNSVELLTADSGPMMVLSPRDGYQDLVIGFEILSSTPEGSVFNSDWPVQRSWPVFVLNILRHLGGAVDSSSTASYPPGETVAMRVDNRLKTVDLTTPTGRKLTVPVSPGGHVSISDTDQPGMYSLSKQGLPLGVFTINLFDVQESRLERAAVRQIGPVAQFDTEYVVTEAEDGDAIAAAMLALDAGTEPQIKSWLESGVVRKNDAPAAAGSRVRSGDRIKIIDEARENAILRAEEGSGEVAARGELWRWLLLAALGLLAAEWLLYTRRLM, from the coding sequence ATGAACTATCTGCCGGCCTTGTTTCCCTGGCAATGGGTGGTTTTGGGTCTGGTGCCGGTGGGCATCATTCTGCTGTACTTCCTGAAACTGCGGCGGCAACCGATGACGGTGCCCAGCACGTTTTTGTGGTCGCGAACGATCGAGGACCTGCACGTCAACAGCCTGCTGCAACGGCTGCGGCGCAGCCTATTGTTACTGCTGCAATTATTGGTAATCGCGATGGCGGCGCTGGCGCTGCTGCGCCCCGGATGGCAGAGCAGCGATCAGCAAGACGAACGGCTGGTGCTGCTGCTTGATACCTCGGCCAGCATGCGAGCCACCGACGTGGGCGAAGACGGTTCACGTTTTGAAGCGGCCAAACGCAAAATCCGCGAACGCATCGACCGCATGGACGATACCGACGTGGCCATGCTGATCGCTTTTAACGACCGAGCCGACGTGCTGCAGTCGTTCACCTCCGACCGCAACCGGCTCCGCGAAGCACTGGAGCGGGCCACGCAGACCGATCGCCCCACCAATTTGTACGACGCGTTAAAGGCCGCCGCCGGGTTGGCCAACCCCAACCGAACCAGCGAAGCCGGCGATGTGCAGGATTACCAGGTTGCCGATGCGATGCCGGCGGAGTTGCTGATTTACTCCGACGGCGGGTTCCCCAACGTCACCAATTTTGACTTGGAAAATTTGAAAGCGACCTATGTGCCGGTGGGCACCGAAGACGCCGCCAACGTCGCCATCGTGGCGTTCAGCGCCCAGCGAAATCCGGAAACGCCCGAAGACGTGGAAGCCTTTGCACGGGTCGCCAATACGGGCAAAGAGCCACAGCTTTTAAACGCGACGCTGTATCTGGACGGGCAGTTTCAGGACGCCATCGAATTGGATATTCCGGCCGGTGAGGAAGTTGGGGCCCCGTTTAAACTGCAGACCGCCGACGCGGCCGAATTAAAACTGGTGCTGGACGTGACGGACGAAAACGGCACGCCGGTGATCCGCGATGATTTGCCGATCGACAATACGGCCTACGCGGGAATCGCTCCGATGCGGATGGTGTCCGTGCTGTTGGTTTCGCCTGGAAACCGACCGCTGGAGTTGGCGCTGCAAACGCCTGCAGCGGCGAAAGTCTGCCTGCTGGAAACCGTGCCGCCCTCGTATCTGGAAAGCGACAAGTATAAGGAACGGGCCGCGGGGGGACTAGATGATTTGGTCATCTACGATCGCTGCGCCCCGGAACAAATGCCGATTTCCAGCACCGTGTTCATCGGCTCGCTGCCGCCGGTCGATTGGCAGCAGGACGAGTTGACTTCGCCCGTGCTGTTGATCGATATCGACCGCACGCACCCGGTGATGCGGTTCTTGGAACTTTATTCGCTGCAAATCGTGGAAGGCCAGCCCTTGGTCCCTCCGAAAAACAGCGTCGAATTGTTAACCGCCGACAGCGGGCCCATGATGGTCCTCTCGCCACGCGACGGCTACCAGGATTTGGTGATCGGATTTGAGATCCTGTCGAGCACGCCGGAGGGATCGGTATTCAACAGCGACTGGCCGGTCCAACGCAGCTGGCCGGTGTTCGTGCTGAACATCTTGCGGCACTTGGGCGGCGCGGTCGATTCCAGCTCGACCGCCTCGTATCCTCCCGGCGAAACCGTGGCGATGCGCGTCGACAACCGCTTGAAAACGGTGGACCTAACCACGCCCACGGGCCGCAAACTGACGGTGCCCGTCAGCCCGGGCGGCCACGTTTCGATCTCTGATACCGATCAGCCGGGCATGTATTCGTTGTCAAAGCAGGGGCTGCCGCTGGGCGTATTCACGATCAACCTGTTTGACGTTCAGGAAAGCCGTTTGGAGCGAGCCGCGGTCCGGCAGATCGGTCCGGTGGCGCAATTTGATACCGAATACGTGGTCACCGAAGCGGAAGACGGCGATGCGATTGCGGCCGCCATGCTGGCTCTGGACGCAGGCACCGAACCGCAGATCAAGTCTTGGTTGGAGAGCGGTGTCGTCCGCAAGAACGACGCCCCTGCCGCCGCGGGCAGTCGCGTCCGCTCCGGCGATCGCATCAAGATCATCGATGAAGCTCGCGAGAATGCGATCTTGCGAGCGGAAGAGGGCAGTGGCGAAGTCGCCGCCCGAGGCGAATTGTGGCGATGGTTGCTGCTGGCCGCCTTAGGATTGCTGGCGGCCGAGTGGTTGCTGTACACACGCCGTTTGATGTAA
- a CDS encoding leucine-rich repeat domain-containing protein — protein sequence MCVLAVLATTAGCQENVRLPATQTTQAELKKTPNPVTPKPYPLTSGSVAQPAGSSTPAPQPEPPKPAAPVQSADAVAALEAANYSLTKNDDGQVVELKIGTDKDVSESFQHFSGVPHVEIARLSGPGISDEGLSALLDLPNLKRLDLTDAAITDEALKTVGKLDKLEALFLRRTGISDDGLASLTDLPKLRAIDVRNSNIADAGLDHLAKIKTLADIQLEKSKVTDAGIAKLADLKLKSINVNYCTSISDKSLKLFGTMPTLESIQMDSCKISDEGMPALANLPKLKRLRIRDTDVTGEGFKHIANLDKLDRLELRGTSIDNEGVAIVAALPNVTFLDMSECRLIDAEGFVPLKKLTKLRLLGLWETKIDDAAIAELGGLTELEDVDLKSTPITDAATETLTKFTKLKRLNVAGTQLTDESIRQLAALPNLRYLNIANNSNIGFDVIDELTEKYEDLNLVEYESG from the coding sequence ATGTGTGTCCTCGCCGTGCTGGCGACGACCGCGGGATGCCAGGAAAATGTCCGTCTCCCAGCCACCCAAACGACTCAAGCGGAACTGAAAAAAACCCCCAATCCGGTGACCCCCAAGCCGTACCCGCTGACCTCTGGGTCCGTCGCCCAGCCGGCCGGTAGCTCGACGCCAGCACCCCAGCCGGAACCGCCCAAACCGGCCGCTCCGGTGCAATCGGCCGACGCCGTCGCCGCCCTGGAAGCCGCCAACTATTCGCTGACCAAGAACGACGACGGGCAAGTTGTTGAATTGAAAATTGGCACCGATAAAGACGTCAGCGAATCGTTCCAACACTTCAGCGGCGTTCCCCACGTCGAAATCGCTCGCCTGTCCGGCCCCGGAATCAGCGACGAAGGCTTGTCGGCGCTGCTGGACCTGCCCAACCTGAAACGGCTGGACCTGACCGACGCGGCGATCACCGACGAAGCACTCAAGACGGTTGGCAAGCTGGACAAGCTGGAAGCCCTGTTCCTCCGCCGAACCGGTATCTCCGACGACGGTCTGGCCTCGCTGACCGACCTGCCCAAGCTTCGCGCGATCGACGTCCGCAACAGCAACATCGCCGATGCCGGCCTGGACCACTTGGCCAAAATCAAAACCCTGGCCGACATCCAGCTGGAAAAATCCAAGGTCACCGACGCCGGCATCGCCAAACTGGCGGATCTTAAGCTGAAGTCGATCAACGTCAACTACTGCACCTCGATCAGCGACAAGTCCTTGAAGCTGTTTGGCACCATGCCCACGCTGGAATCCATCCAAATGGACTCCTGCAAAATCAGCGACGAAGGCATGCCGGCCCTGGCCAATCTGCCCAAACTGAAACGCTTGCGAATCCGCGATACCGACGTCACCGGTGAAGGTTTCAAACACATCGCTAACCTGGACAAACTGGACCGTCTGGAACTGCGTGGCACCTCGATCGATAACGAAGGCGTGGCCATCGTCGCGGCCCTGCCCAACGTCACATTCCTGGACATGAGCGAATGTCGCTTGATCGACGCCGAAGGTTTCGTGCCGCTGAAAAAGCTGACCAAACTGCGGTTGCTAGGACTTTGGGAAACCAAAATCGATGACGCCGCGATCGCTGAACTGGGCGGCTTGACCGAATTGGAAGACGTCGATCTGAAGTCGACCCCGATCACCGATGCGGCTACCGAAACGCTGACCAAATTCACCAAGCTGAAACGCTTGAACGTGGCCGGCACTCAGTTAACCGACGAGAGCATTCGTCAGTTGGCGGCGCTGCCCAACCTGCGGTACTTAAACATCGCCAACAACTCCAACATCGGCTTCGATGTGATCGACGAGTTGACCGAAAAGTATGAAGACCTGAACCTGGTCGAATACGAAAGCGGCTGA
- the folK gene encoding 2-amino-4-hydroxy-6-hydroxymethyldihydropteridine diphosphokinase: MFECLVSLGSNLGDRRTLLVDAARRLAAHADVVDFRASRLYTTPPIGGPGGQEPFLNAVAAFRTPAAARDVLGWLQEIEQELGRQRKIRWDARSIDLDVVLYGDLTGGGSDLIVPHPRYTARLFVLLPACDVVPQWQDPRFGWTIERLTQHLQAAAPSLALVGGDVAVRNRLSQQVAEQLGIRWFAAPTLPATAALTANAPAHSGQYAGGTASELNIDVANDERWIAAAAPPLPSTAAGFDSGRNRWPRLVVRLQQTDAEHRWPAPHQIWPRGGDWPEYRLEIDDRQWALQELVSAFDSLQCSVEPASEDGNWYVE; encoded by the coding sequence ATGTTTGAATGCTTGGTTAGTTTGGGTTCCAACCTGGGGGACCGCCGCACGTTGCTGGTCGACGCTGCGCGCCGCTTGGCGGCCCACGCCGACGTTGTGGACTTTCGCGCCAGCCGTTTATATACCACGCCGCCGATCGGCGGGCCGGGCGGGCAGGAGCCGTTTCTAAATGCGGTGGCGGCGTTCCGCACGCCCGCGGCGGCTCGGGACGTGCTCGGCTGGTTGCAAGAGATCGAACAGGAATTGGGCCGGCAACGCAAAATCCGCTGGGACGCGCGTTCGATCGATTTGGACGTGGTGTTGTACGGCGATCTGACCGGCGGCGGTTCGGATCTGATCGTCCCCCATCCGCGTTATACCGCTCGCCTGTTTGTGCTGCTCCCCGCTTGTGACGTCGTGCCGCAGTGGCAGGACCCGCGGTTTGGTTGGACGATCGAAAGGCTGACCCAACATCTGCAGGCCGCCGCGCCTTCGCTGGCTCTGGTCGGTGGCGATGTGGCTGTGCGAAATCGCTTGAGCCAACAAGTGGCCGAACAATTGGGAATCCGCTGGTTTGCCGCCCCCACGCTGCCGGCCACAGCGGCTCTGACGGCCAACGCACCGGCCCACAGCGGCCAGTACGCCGGCGGCACAGCGAGCGAACTGAACATCGACGTGGCCAACGACGAACGCTGGATCGCCGCCGCCGCACCGCCGTTGCCCAGCACCGCTGCCGGCTTCGACAGCGGCCGCAACCGCTGGCCTCGGTTGGTCGTGCGATTGCAGCAGACCGACGCTGAACATCGCTGGCCGGCACCGCACCAAATCTGGCCGCGCGGCGGCGACTGGCCCGAATACCGGCTGGAAATTGACGACCGACAATGGGCGCTGCAAGAGTTGGTTTCCGCGTTCGACTCGCTGCAGTGTTCGGTTGAGCCCGCCAGTGAAGATGGAAACTGGTACGTCGAATGA
- a CDS encoding DUF58 domain-containing protein, with translation MPAVATDLLPPDLIARLERLELVSRQVFRGRMKGERRSKRKGQSVEFADFRNYVAGDDLRQIDWNLYARLDQLFLKLFLEEEDLHFFALIDASESMNFGDPTKLHVAKQLAACLGYVGLCRADRVKIAALGAQGDRAPVMRGKSNLWRMLQYLDSIQPGENSSLYEGVKNFSHRNTGTGIAVLITDLLDKQGYEQALRILLSRRMDVYVVHLLAPEEIDPPLQGDLRLVDSEDGDQAEVTINRVLLERYKKTVSAFIDTARTFCSRRSITYLLARTDMPVDELVTRYLRERGVVR, from the coding sequence ATGCCTGCTGTTGCCACCGATCTTCTGCCGCCCGATTTGATCGCTCGACTGGAGCGACTGGAACTGGTCTCTCGCCAAGTTTTTCGGGGGCGGATGAAGGGCGAGCGTCGCAGTAAACGCAAAGGCCAGAGTGTCGAGTTCGCGGATTTTCGCAATTACGTGGCTGGCGATGATTTGCGGCAGATCGACTGGAACCTCTACGCCCGCCTGGATCAGTTGTTCCTGAAACTGTTCCTGGAAGAGGAAGACCTGCACTTTTTTGCTCTGATCGATGCCAGTGAGTCGATGAACTTTGGCGATCCCACCAAGCTGCATGTGGCCAAACAATTGGCCGCTTGTCTGGGATACGTCGGCCTGTGTCGTGCTGACCGGGTAAAAATCGCCGCCCTGGGAGCTCAGGGCGACCGGGCGCCGGTGATGCGGGGCAAATCAAACTTGTGGCGAATGCTGCAATACCTGGACAGCATCCAGCCCGGCGAAAACAGTTCTCTGTATGAGGGCGTGAAGAATTTTTCCCATCGCAACACCGGTACGGGGATTGCCGTTTTAATCACCGACCTGCTGGACAAGCAGGGTTACGAACAGGCGTTGCGGATTTTGTTGAGCCGCCGCATGGACGTGTATGTGGTGCATTTGCTCGCGCCCGAGGAAATCGACCCGCCACTGCAGGGCGACCTGCGACTGGTCGACAGCGAAGACGGGGATCAAGCCGAAGTGACGATCAATCGCGTCCTGCTGGAACGCTACAAAAAAACAGTGTCCGCCTTTATCGACACCGCTCGCACTTTCTGCAGTCGGCGTTCGATCACCTATTTATTGGCGAGAACCGATATGCCGGTCGATGAGCTGGTGACGCGGTACCTGCGTGAACGGGGAGTCGTGAGATGA
- a CDS encoding PVC-type heme-binding CxxCH protein, giving the protein MQTLKVALVLCLASLSAVIQADELRIPRRQDAPPGPPLSPAEALRKMQVPDGFSVQLVASEPQLMNPVAMCIDDQGRFWVTESFEYPRRKPGPGRDRIKVLEDIDRDGVVDKVTVFAEGLNIPSGIQVGHGGVWVANSPDLLLLKDTDGDLKADQTIRVVTGFGRTDTHELPNAFTWGPDGYLYGLNGVFNHSRVRYTKENPNYQPGQEAWNFTCAVWRVDPRTLEFEVFAEGTSNPWGIAINPAGDFFLSACVIDHLWHISETGYYKRQGGPYPAHTWPMQSIVKHKHQKAAYCGIVHFDSDAYPTQYSNRFYMGNVHAGCLNVDAAEARGASYFATPREDFLTANDVWFMPVAQGVGPDGCLYVLDWYDRYHCYQDANADPEGVDRGHGRLYRVRYHDTPAAPAFDLQQETDEQLIRRLNDPNIFWRQHAQRVLAERADHQTAQNLARIVSDPQRPAVWRHHALWAWLGSQHHRPAELLRWCEDRDPVVAAWAVRALGDRYGDESAVAEKLAALAARENLHPRVRLQTIVAVGKTSLAPADQAALVCKCLRHSEPDDTITHIAHNALLNRVQEAPQATVNGLLAIKDKSAAEQILPRMLAVLCDASEKNLPVIGHAVAEALQPEMPAKLRFAVVKAMSEQTREGRFEPEQRRQLVASAGAGLRRLIDDGSTEALLLSAMWGDPAGQKQAAGIFADPQRSTAERVSALQTLIFADSPELFASLREVLLDASTPEAFQAAVIDQLGTVRIAKIAEVLLQIYPRLSSDVQPKVIELLTQRAVWTERLLSHIADEKIASQALNLNQLRRIASLPDAEVQTLVGQVYGTVRTAHRSDRSKVIAAYRQRLAESQGDPVAGQTAFNKVCGQCHQIYGKGAAVGPDITRNGRNDWNQLLHNVLDPSAVIGPGYQARTIVTVDGRVLTGLAVEESKQRVVLKVQGGKQESISRDDIEVYKINDVSMMPEELEKQLTAQEIADLFALLALDKPPSDPTAKKLPGAP; this is encoded by the coding sequence ATGCAAACCCTAAAAGTTGCCTTGGTCCTGTGCTTGGCATCTCTGTCGGCCGTCATCCAGGCCGACGAACTGCGGATTCCCCGCCGTCAGGACGCGCCACCCGGTCCGCCATTGTCGCCCGCCGAAGCGCTGCGGAAGATGCAGGTGCCCGACGGGTTTTCGGTTCAACTCGTGGCCTCCGAGCCGCAACTGATGAACCCGGTGGCGATGTGCATCGACGATCAGGGGCGTTTTTGGGTCACGGAAAGTTTTGAATACCCGCGGCGCAAACCCGGTCCGGGCCGCGACCGCATCAAGGTGCTGGAGGATATCGATCGTGATGGCGTGGTCGATAAAGTCACCGTGTTCGCGGAAGGCTTGAATATCCCTTCGGGCATCCAAGTCGGCCACGGCGGTGTGTGGGTGGCCAACTCGCCGGACCTATTGCTGCTGAAAGACACCGATGGCGACTTGAAAGCCGACCAAACGATCCGCGTGGTCACCGGCTTCGGACGCACCGACACACACGAATTGCCCAACGCATTTACCTGGGGACCGGACGGGTACCTGTACGGTTTAAACGGCGTGTTCAATCACAGTCGCGTCCGCTACACCAAAGAAAACCCTAACTACCAACCGGGCCAGGAAGCATGGAATTTCACCTGTGCGGTATGGCGAGTCGATCCGCGGACGCTGGAGTTTGAAGTCTTCGCCGAGGGCACCAGCAATCCTTGGGGCATCGCCATCAATCCGGCCGGTGATTTCTTTCTTTCGGCTTGCGTGATCGATCACCTGTGGCACATTTCGGAAACCGGCTATTACAAACGTCAGGGCGGCCCGTATCCCGCGCACACTTGGCCGATGCAGTCGATCGTCAAGCATAAGCATCAGAAAGCGGCTTACTGTGGCATCGTCCATTTTGACAGCGACGCCTACCCGACGCAGTACAGCAACCGCTTCTACATGGGCAACGTGCACGCGGGGTGTCTGAACGTGGACGCCGCCGAAGCTCGCGGTGCCAGCTATTTTGCAACGCCTCGTGAAGACTTTCTGACGGCCAACGACGTGTGGTTCATGCCCGTCGCTCAAGGCGTCGGTCCCGATGGCTGCTTGTATGTGTTGGACTGGTACGATCGCTACCACTGCTACCAGGACGCCAACGCCGATCCCGAAGGCGTCGATCGCGGGCACGGCCGACTGTACCGGGTACGTTACCATGACACGCCGGCCGCGCCGGCGTTTGACTTGCAGCAGGAAACCGACGAGCAGTTGATTCGACGTTTAAACGACCCTAATATTTTTTGGCGTCAGCACGCGCAACGGGTCTTGGCCGAAAGAGCCGACCACCAGACCGCTCAGAACTTGGCTCGCATCGTCAGCGATCCCCAGCGGCCGGCTGTTTGGCGTCATCACGCGCTGTGGGCATGGCTCGGCAGCCAACACCACCGTCCCGCTGAACTATTGCGATGGTGTGAGGACCGCGATCCCGTGGTCGCCGCTTGGGCCGTTCGCGCTCTCGGTGATCGATACGGCGATGAATCGGCGGTGGCCGAAAAATTGGCAGCCCTGGCCGCCCGCGAGAACCTGCATCCCCGCGTCCGGCTGCAAACGATCGTGGCCGTCGGCAAAACCTCGCTGGCCCCCGCGGACCAAGCGGCTTTGGTATGCAAATGTTTACGGCACAGCGAACCAGACGACACGATCACGCACATCGCTCACAACGCGTTGTTGAATCGCGTGCAAGAGGCACCGCAGGCGACCGTCAATGGCTTGTTGGCGATCAAAGACAAATCGGCGGCGGAGCAGATCCTGCCGCGGATGCTCGCGGTGCTGTGCGACGCCTCAGAGAAAAATCTGCCGGTAATCGGCCACGCAGTAGCGGAAGCATTGCAGCCCGAGATGCCGGCTAAGTTGCGTTTTGCGGTGGTGAAGGCGATGAGTGAGCAAACGCGCGAGGGGCGTTTTGAGCCTGAACAACGTCGCCAGTTGGTCGCTTCCGCAGGTGCCGGGTTGCGGCGGTTGATCGATGACGGTTCCACCGAAGCTCTGTTGCTGTCGGCGATGTGGGGCGATCCGGCGGGACAGAAACAGGCGGCTGGAATCTTTGCCGACCCTCAGCGTTCAACGGCTGAGCGGGTATCCGCCCTGCAGACTTTGATCTTTGCCGATAGCCCGGAACTGTTTGCCAGCCTGCGTGAGGTGTTGTTAGATGCGTCCACGCCCGAAGCGTTCCAGGCGGCGGTGATCGATCAACTGGGAACGGTTCGCATTGCCAAAATCGCGGAAGTGTTGCTGCAGATTTATCCCCGTTTGTCGTCCGACGTGCAGCCCAAAGTCATCGAGTTATTGACGCAGCGAGCTGTTTGGACGGAGCGTCTGCTGTCCCATATCGCCGATGAAAAAATAGCGTCGCAGGCCCTGAACCTAAACCAATTGCGCCGCATCGCTTCGCTGCCTGATGCGGAGGTGCAAACGTTGGTCGGCCAGGTGTATGGCACGGTGCGAACGGCTCACCGCAGTGACCGCTCAAAGGTCATCGCTGCATACCGCCAACGGCTCGCCGAGTCCCAAGGAGATCCGGTCGCAGGCCAGACGGCTTTTAATAAGGTCTGTGGGCAATGCCATCAGATTTACGGAAAAGGCGCGGCGGTCGGACCGGACATCACCCGCAACGGCCGCAACGATTGGAATCAATTGCTGCACAACGTCTTGGATCCGTCGGCCGTGATCGGCCCCGGTTATCAGGCTCGCACGATCGTGACGGTCGACGGCCGCGTGTTAACCGGATTGGCGGTTGAGGAATCCAAGCAGCGGGTGGTGTTAAAGGTTCAAGGCGGCAAGCAGGAGTCGATTTCGCGAGACGACATCGAGGTCTACAAGATTAACGACGTGTCGATGATGCCCGAGGAACTGGAGAAGCAGTTAACGGCCCAAGAGATCGCGGATCTGTTTGCGCTTTTGGCCTTGGACAAACCGCCCAGCGATCCAACGGCCAAGAAACTGCCCGGCGCCCCGTAG